From the Pangasianodon hypophthalmus isolate fPanHyp1 chromosome 18, fPanHyp1.pri, whole genome shotgun sequence genome, the window tatctgacactttcacactagaactgtgtactggtcagtgctgcactgtctcttactgtgcctactgtcctgttttggtagttattgtactgtcttgtgttGTTTTCACACATTTGcaagtgcactttatgtagtaatgtgtaatctcttgtagttctgtgttgtgttatgtagcatcatggtcctggaggaaaagtgtttcgtttcactgtgtactgtacgagctgtatatggttgaaatgacaataaagccattTTACTTGACATGAAcaagagcaacaacaacaacaacaacaaaattaatatgacaaaaataaaatcaaagacaaaatacacatgtatatgtatacatcaTCTTAAAAGGTATACACACTGTAACTTAATAACTTCGCACAAAGCTATAACACCAAatcaaataataagaaaagagagaaagcgagagagggagatagagaaagagggattcacagagaaacagaagagagacagaaagagaaaaaaacagagagagagagagagattatacattttatgtaTAGAAGTGATGTCCATTACTGtttttactgtatgtatatgtttgtaagtgcattttcctgttttgtaGAACGTGCCAATGTGGAAGTCCCTGGCCAGCGTGGTGATAATGTCACCATTTGTCCAGCCACAAGTAATCGTGGAGTTCTCCACCATCATGCAACCCTGGGGCCAACACTGAACATcttattacatttttgtatgAGCAGCAGGATCGTCAgtggcatggtggtggaaggtcattatatacaaacatacaaatatacattatatacaaacatacaaatatactgtattgcttgcattacttacagtatatagtatattcactgttgtgatttatttttttatttaatctctctctctctctcactctctcactctagttgaagtttaaaatgtgctttattggacagttttaaaaatgttgccaaagcaaattaatataaaatgtacatagaaaaacaataacaaataaaggaaagaaaaacaataatgaataaaataaacactaatcATGAATagacattaattaaattaacagATGTATTATAGAAAGATATGCAGAAttgaattaatttatataaattgcatagctatataaaatattataatagatAGTGTTAggattggattagattagaGGTGATTTGTGATCAGTGCTCAGAGAGGAGACGTTGATGAAGATGATGGCTATAAATTTTACGGTAATGTTCCTGTCTAATGTGGTTATATTTTGGACAGATCAGAGTTAAGTGTGCCTCTTTTTCTACTTCCTGTAGGTAACAATGTTTACAGTCTTTGTTCTTTGGGTTTATAGATTTTATCATGTCAATTTCAAAATTGTGATCATCCAGTCTGTACTTAGTTagaatttgtttttctttcaggttCTTGTTCTTCAGATATTCTTCCCTCTCATTATTATTGGCACTGTTGTTATTGTCAGTATTAACACTATTATCATCAACATTAAGGTCAGTTATTATTGTggtagttgtagttgttgttacCTGAGTAGCTACTGGTTCTGTTCTACTACAGTGAACTTTcttgcaacattttggactaaaattgcagcacagcaacaacagcagaggaGACAATAGCGGGTAGCCTTAATGACAACACATGCAGGGGATGTAGCTCAGTGGTAGAGCGCATGCTTTGCATGTATGAGGCCCCGGGTTCAATCCCCGGCATCTCCACAGGGCTCCTTTTAATCCTGTAAAGAGTACTTCATTACAAAACATATCAGAAACTggaatgatgaaaatgaaaaaacacgTGCAGACCATGGAGAAAACTTGTGAAGGTACTGAGCCTAAAGCATGTCACTTGTGTTAGAACAACATTCACTGCTTGCTAGAGGGAAGTAGTTTCAGGATATAGCTGACATATTCTGGCCTGACAGAAATGAATGCTTTGACGATGATTACATCAGTACAACGTCATTTACTACcatgtttgctttttaaaactCTCCGCACATCTATCTGTGCACAAATGGCAGAAAAGTTTAAGTGTCATGTACATGAACAAGAGCAACGGACGAAGCaacaaaacatttcccacaTTTAGGAGCTGTTCACTTTGTAACTGTACAAGGAACCTACATCAGAGATTTTCTTTCCTGTGTTTGTAATGTGCACTGTGTTTGTAATGTGATTAACGCTGTAGCTCGGTTCCTGTTAATTAGTTTTGCATTTGCGTTTTGTAATTTCTGTACCTCCTGCTTGCCGTAGTTTGGTTAAAATGGTCATTTTGCATGAAGCTTCAaccacatcctttttttttttttttttttttttttaaatatatatatctcaaccacacacacacacacacacacacacacatacatattaaataCGTAGCATATTTCAAccacacacttttttctttcttttaaaatacacaattttaaaaatctcaaccagatatttttttctaaatacacATATCCATGGAATTTTTCTGTTTGGTTTAACGTTAGAGATCGTTAACAATGTTGTAAATATGCAATTAATATATTCTATTGCTAAACTCATTCGAGCGCAAGTGCTGTCAAAGTTAGTAGATAGGAAATAGTTTCAcgttttttaataatatttaataattttttattaatattaaaaaataatccatgtttatttgtttcctTTGTGTCTTTCCTTTGCTGCTTTGGTCAGTGGAGATGTTGCTGGTTGTTGGATTTCTCTCTTCAGATTTGTACCAGAAGTCAATGTATAATGAACAAAACCATTATTAGtagttttctcttctctctctctctctctttctctctttgaaaAGTAGAACTCAGAATATCTacgattttttttaacaggagcTCATTTTTCTGCTGCTGCCTCTgcaagatctctctctctctctgtttttttctctttctgtctctcttcttctgtttctctgtgaatccctctttctctatctccctctctcactttctttcttttcttattatttgatTTGGTGTTATAGCTTTGTGTGAAGTTAGTAAGTTATGGTGTGTATAACATTTAAGAtgatgtatacatatacatactgtatgtattttgtccttgattttatattatattatattttatattatattatattcatattaatttttttgttgttgttgctcttgTTCATGTCAAGtaaagtggctttattgtcatttcaaccatatacagctcacacagtacacagtgaaacgaaataacgttcctccaggaccatgatgctacataaaacaacacagaactacaagagactacacattactacataaagtgacATGCTTTTGACTCAGTACCTTCACAAGCTTTCTCCATGGTCTGcatgtgttttttcattttcatcattccAGTTTTGATACGTTTTGTAATGAAGCACTCTTCACTGGATTAAAAGCAGTCCTGTGGAGATGCCGGGGATTGAACCCGGGGCCTCATACATGCAAAGCATGCGCTCTACCACTGAGCTACATCCCCTGCGTGTGtcagttgtggttgtggttgtgtgtgtgtgtatataaaatactTGTGTTTGGGAGAAGTATATTTAAATGAACCTATACAATGCTCCTGTatgtttataggaaaataagtcacaccttctgaccaatcagatccaAGCATTAAACCACACTGTGGTATGAAATAAGTTAATAAACaatcaaagaaaacaatattttccTCTAGCATGCAGTGAATGTTGTTCTAACACAAGTGACATGCTTTTGGCTCAGTACCTTCACAAGCTTTCTCCATGGTCCAACATCTCTTCACACAAACATCGACACCTCCTGTAACCCCCCTCACCCCCATCTTGATACTCAACGTGCATTTAGGATCTGTGAAAAGGATGTGTGCCAGCTCTTCAGGAGACAAAAGATCAGGAAAGCACCAGGCCCAGACAATGTCTCACCCACCTGTCTGAAAGTCTGTGCAAACCAGCTGTCACCCATCTTCACACAGATCTTCAGATCACTGGAGCAGTGCAAAGTCCCGTCCTGCTTCAAACGCTCCACCATCATCCCCGTCCCAAAGAAATCCAAGATCTCTGGGCTGaatgactacagacctgttgCCTTAACATCTGTGGTCATGAAGTCATTTGAGAGACTAGTGTTGACCCACCTGAAGAACATCACTGGATCCTTACTAGACCCCCTTCAGTTTGCCTACAGAGCAAACAGGTCAGTAGATGATGCAGTCAACATGGGACGGCATTACATCCTGCAACACCTCGACAGACCAGGGACTTATGCGAGGatcctgtttgtggacttcagcttGGCGTTCAACACCATCATCCCGGATCTCCTCCTGACCAAACTAACACAGCTGTCTGTGCCCACCTCCATCTGTCAGTGGATcacttcctgacagacaggcagcagctagTGAGGTTGGGAAAATTCACATCTAGCACCTGCTCAGTCAGCGCTGGCACTCCTCAGGGATGTGTGCTCTCCCCACTACTGTTCTCCCTCTACACAAATGACTGCACCTCCTCAGACACCTCTGTTAAGCTCCTGAAGTTTGCAGAAGATACCACAGTCATTGGCCTCCTGCAGGATGGAGATGAGTCTGCATACAGAAGGGGGGTTGAGCAGCTGGCTGTCTGGTCCAGTCaaaacaacctggagctgaacaTGCTCAAAACAGTGGAGATGATACTGGACTTCACGAGGAACCACCTGGCACTGCCCCCACTCACCATCCTGGACAGCACTGTCGGCACCGTGGAGTCCTTCAGGTTCCTGGGCTCTACCATCTCACAGGACCTGAAATGGGAGACCCACATAGACTCCATCTTAAAAAAGGCCTAGCAGAGATCGTACTTCCTTCACCAACTGAGaaagttcaacctgccacaggagCTGCTGACCCAATTCTACTCAGCTGTCATCGAGTCTGTTCTGTGCACCTCAATTACTGTCTGGTTTGCTTCAGCTACCAAATCAGATATAAGAAGACTAACGGACAGTTCGAACCGCTGAGAGGATTATTGGTGCTCCCCTGCCCACCCTACAGGACCTATATTCATCCAGAGTGAGGAAACGAGCAGGTAAAATCATTTCAGACACCTCTCACCCAGGCCACAATCTCTTTGAACTGTTGCCCTCTGGCCAGCGCCTCAGAGAGCTGACTGAAGGCTGAAGCTCATACCAAGTCatattccttgtgtgtgtgtgtgtgtgtgtatgtgaatgtgagtAGACTTGGCAATTATCGCTTATCCTGATTCTggtctgtatgtgttttttcattttcatcattccAGTTTTGATACGTTTTGTAATGAAGTACTCTTTACAGGATGAAAAGGAGCCCTGTGGAGATGCCGGGGATTGAACCCGGGGCCTCATACATGCAAAGCATGCGCTCTACCACTGAGCTACATCCCctatctttctctgtcttcgtctctgtctctctctgtctctgtgtgtgtgcgcgtgtgtgcctgcctgcctgcctgtgtatgtatgtgtatgtatgtattagtatgtatgtgtatgtatgtatatgtatgtgtgtgtaaatgaatgtatgtatgtgagtgtttgtgtgtctgtgtgttggtggtggggcggggtgtgtgtgtgtgtttgtctgtctatctgtctgtatgtgtgtatatgtatatacacatgtatatgCAGCATTAACCTCCTGTAGCTTCCCTTCAAACTTTTAAGTGTTTCAGTCACTTAAAATCTGTCTTTCTGAGACTTCTTGCAGTACAAGTtcttgtgtactttttttttttacacaggcAGTTTTACAGTATCCTTCGATCTGAAAaggtcctctctctctctctctctctctctctctctctctctctcatacacacacacacatacattcatttatacacacacacacacacacacacacacacacacacacacacacagacagacagacagacagacagacagacagacagacagacagacagacagacagacagacagacagacagacagacagacagacagctattATCACAGGGGATGTAGCTCAGTGGTAGAGCGCATGCTTTGCATGTATGAGGCCCCGGGTTCAATCCCCGGCATCTCCATGGCAACGTCTGTTTTTAAACATACAACAGAAAAGTATTTaaatgtcaagtcaagtggagtttattgtcatttcagccatatacaagtacatagtgaaacgaaacaacgtttctccaggaccaaggtgctacataagacaacacagagctacggggactacataaattaaacatatattaaacataaagtgcacaagtgcaaacgtgtggacgcacaagacagaacaagacagtacaataactacaacaccgaccagtacgcagttctgtttgaaagtggctaagtgacaatagtgcaatagtgcaaatagtataAAGTATAAGTATAAAGATAAACACACTTTCGTTTCCAGAGCAGACAGTACTGCGTGATGTGGATCTTATTCACTgtcctgatcatcacacacacacacacatttcttacaCTAACAAGCATATTTACTAAGAACTATctgcacacactcgcacaaaAGTTATAACTACACCGAAACCTGAgttctctgtgctctgtgcttgTGCTCTAAACAGTGCAGTCTGtataacaaaataatcaaataaatagtAAACAAGCCAAGTTCCGGTTTCAGAGCTTTTATGTTGAAGAGTAACAGCGGAGCACCGCCCCCTTTTTGTCACGTGACTAGTGGAACGCAAAGCCACGCCTCTCACTAACCTTCTGATATGAACTTGAAATGACGGTGAGTTTTTAGAGCTCTGGAAacatgctgagatgtttttaAGAGATAAATCTTACTCAGGGTGTTGTTACCTTTAGGCGCAGTACACAGCCCATGTTTTCATTCAGCAGGTTGTGAGATTAGAGCAGTATTAAGCGGTTAATGCTAGGCTATAAGATGGCCACATACAtcacaacaaaaacaagaagCTGCTTAAGCACTGATTTTTAAAACCAGTACTTTTcctttactaaaaaaaatcacattttaaaaatgtcagctACTTTATTTCTCTTGGTTTCTTTCCTGTGTTTGTAATGTGCACTGTGTTTGTAATGTGATTAACGCTGTAGCTCTGTTCCTGTTAATTAGTTTTGCATTTGCGTTTTGTAATTTCTGTACCTCCTGCTTGCCGTAGTTTGGTTAAAATGGTCATATTGCATGAAGCTTCAaccacatcctttttttttttttttttttaatatatatatctcaaccacacacacacacacactaaatacatAGTATGTTTCAACCACacacttttttccttcttttaaaatacacaattttAAAAGTCTCAAccagatatttttttctaaatacacatatccatccttttttttttaaatacatatatcTCAACCAcatacctttttcttttttttttttttttaaaaaatacatatatctCAACCAcatacctttttcttttttttttttttttaaaaaatacatatatctCAACCACAtacttaaaaacacaaataaataaataaataaaaacatagtaTATCTCaaccacacatttttttcttctttttctttttctttttctttttttttttaataaatacatatatctCAACCTAGGGTTAGTATTaggttctagcattttaaaatctggttactcTCAGAAgtgaaaagggggaaaatttcatttaaatttatcactccAATTCCGCTGATAGACATCCTGCCATCCTCTCCATTTAAACACATTCCACTtcaggaaaaacaacattattgcCAGCTTTGTAAGAATTTATAAGattacaatgggaaatgagttaTCCCTTcaattatcagcatcatccacatccgTCTAATTACCTGAGATAAAATTCACTCATGACATTTAAACTCAAGCCTCATCATcttctcttcactccactgtaACTGTCCAAAAATCAAATTGTGAGAAAAGCACACATCGCTAGCAGggtttagacatctttaggggGACAATGCATGTACCGCTTGCATTTGCACATGATCTCTGCAGGCTGACAGCCAGGCTAATGTTAGAAAATAACCTAAATAAAACAGTTCCATATTGTTTTAAAGTAAATCTGTCAAAGTATATTCtttaaaacctgattttttcccccatttttggTCAGTTTACAGACACTGATGATGGCGTTTCCCGGGTCACCTGATATTTCGAATGATAGTGTGCAGTTTTGTGATGCAGTGCATAACAACACTGAAATGGTGAATACCATTATACTGTGCCTTATGAGTGCCAGTTTATAACCATCTGTTTCTGTtgattttgtcttttctgtaaAAGGTCAATTAGTGTcgcagaaaaaggaaaagatgaGCAATCCACTTAGGGGAGAAGTTATCAGATTGTACAAGAATGTGAGAAAATGCTTGCTTTTACACACCCTTTACAGTTTCTCATCATGAATATGGAATATCTGTGTAACTTTGTATTGACTGCAATATTAGAATCAGCTGTTACAGTACAGTATGAAGCagaaattacacatttattgattcttttttttttttttttaaataagcttcTCTATCTTGGAAGGGAATACCCAAAAGGAACGGTTTACTTCAGGGAGCGCCTTAAATCAGCTTTTCTGAAGAACAGAGATGTCACAGACCCCGAGAAGATCCGAAAGCTTATTGATCGAGGGGAATTTGTGATTAAGGAACTTGAGGCCCTTTATTTCCTCAGAAAATACAGAGCCATGAAGAAACGCTATTACGAACCAGAACACTGATGCCATCATGTCTCTACTATTGATCAAATCCTATACAGTGGATGaagcattaataaacattattaagaTGCTTTTTGTGGTGATAAGGAGCATTTGGAGATGAAAAAGCTATTTCAGGCTTGTCCTTTTTTCCCATATTAAGACAAATATTACAGTGTTGTTGATGAAATATGTGTATCCATTGTACAGATCAGAATGCCCAACCTGCCACTGTTATAACCTGAGTGCTAAACCAAGGACCACATAATAATGAtttgtgacataaaaaaaaagcaccatatCACTATCAGAACAGAAACTATCCTGATCTGAACAAAGACTATTCTCAGTTGCCACTGATTTTGTAAATAACACTTTATATGTGATGATGGATAAAAGTGAATGCAACAATAAATGAATTGACTTTGTATTATACTTTGTGTGGTTTAATAATTTGTGATATATTGCCATTTTCACATCTAAGATCATAttgtaaattacatttacagtacaaaTGAGAGAGGTCGAATAGTGTCCTGTTAAGAAAATGGTTTTCAGCTGAGACTTGAGAACAAGAGATGAGCAGTTACAAAGAAATAGCAAGTTTGTGGGAAGAGTGATGAAAAACCTCTACTAAAGGCTTAGTGATGTTGGGTTATAGTATAGTTCATATTCAGGAAAAGCTGAAAACTGATGTTGTGAGAGCGGTGATATGAGGTAGAATAAGGGGTAAATTTGAGATGTAGGAGGTAGGGTAGTCCTATGTCTTACATCGGTGCTAACAATGCATTAACAGTCCCATTGTTTTTCGTTTTTATCCAAAAGCGTGGGAtccaaaagctttttttttaaaaaa encodes:
- the lyrm5a gene encoding LYR motif-containing protein 5A, with product MSNPLRGEVIRLYKNLLYLGREYPKGTVYFRERLKSAFLKNRDVTDPEKIRKLIDRGEFVIKELEALYFLRKYRAMKKRYYEPEH